One stretch of Cygnus olor isolate bCygOlo1 chromosome 1, bCygOlo1.pri.v2, whole genome shotgun sequence DNA includes these proteins:
- the CARD10 gene encoding caspase recruitment domain-containing protein 10 isoform X2: protein MEALENASLQACSLSEQEEEEDAIWEKIESARHQLTRSLNPAKLTPYLRQCRVIDEQDEEEVLNSCRFPCKSNQTGYLMDILRRRGKRGYEAFLESLEFYYPEHYTRLTGREPAQRCSMILDEEGPEGLTQFLLMEVKKMRAQRKEHLLKEHQLQAKNQAMEQEQARLEQRLQELLKVQERCQRLREEWDSNSVELLRLKDENYMMAMRYAQLCEEKNMAVLRSRDLQLAVDQLKCKVTSLEEECSLLKKQAAAVPQRETEERGHPDTVSELWAENQRLMASLQELQGTLQAPGEVPVPGSEQILLDILEHDWKEAQDDRQDLCQKLNSLQSELQWAEELRDKYLQEVEDLQLKYRTLQKDCDLYKHRMNTVLLQLEEIEKERDQAIQSRDGVQLQYSQSLIEKDQYRKRVRALEEERDELLSKLSQAEGLNSTLEAQLQRCRGNRSLGKMCSSSYSLCSNLSSTWSLADNPAGFTSGLVDALGDSAIQSMEVTPDSEKDINRLSTFPFPPCIGSILRRQREERCMPYKSLSCGSFSSIEDATGSGFASISLGAFSSSSSSTYARVKSEICLSTLPSRQEVTRRSLVVQLTSMGPTGNLSPQEKSLGADISILGGNRTGIFVQWVKPGSQVENAGLKEGCRLIELRVPSLKEEVLSLENCTREVAYLSLLHWDEPSSLVFQLDLQGYQPLREALEEGKKFSGDSFYVRTNLPLLESSDPYALCVKCREILHVTDTMHKGRLEWYCSRVDPLTLRDLDKGTVPNYSRAHQLLKIQEKSHLPGQQKSHRNNLKKRALDQLRLVRSKPQKSPGQPPQQLWLDPCSDPDRNLKPYSLVHPVVVKTPRPVVLSPNCIAPRLIRNLLDLPTSRLDFHVCPAEKLAEEHPSAARAQEPSLSKSGPQEWKENGQIRMIREAMEKNKHCLLELGVQSVRDLIKREIYPIVIHIEVTEKNIRGLRSLLGKPGQRDTEVLKVCRGAERALHALPCSWARVEPHAWSHAEELPKVVRGCIFQEQTRPLWVEDGDD, encoded by the exons ATGGAAG CCCTGGAGAATGCCTCTCTCCAAGCCTGCAGCCTCtcggagcaggaggaggaagaagatgcCATCTGGGAGAAGATCGAGAGCGCACGGCACCAGCTGACCCGCTCCCTGAACCCTGCCAAGCTCACCCCGTACCTGCGCCAGTGCCGCGTGATAGACGAGCAGGATGAAGAGGAGGTGTTGAATTCGTGCCGATTCCCTTGCAAAAGCAACCAGACAG GCTACCTGATGGACATCCTTCGGCGCCGCGGGAAGCGAGGCTACGAAGCCTTCCTGGAATCCTTGGAGTTTTACTACCCGGAGCACTACACCCGGCTCACAGGGAGGGAGCCAGCCCAGCGCTGCTCCATGATCCTGG ATGAAGAAGGCCCCGAGGGACTCACTCAGTTCCTGCTGATGGAAGTGAAGAAGATGAGGGCTCAGAGGAAAGAGCATCTGCTGAAGGAGCACCAGCTCCAGGCGAAAAACCAAGCCATGGAGCAAGAGCAAGCCCGACTGGagcagcggctgcaggagctcctgAAGGTGCAGGAGCGATGCCAGCGGCTGCGGGAGGAGTGGGACTCCAACAGCGTGGAGCTGCTGAGGCTGAAGGACGAGAACTACATGATGGCCATGCGCTACGCTCAGCTCTGCGAGGAGAAGAACATGGCCGTGCTGCGCAGCCGGGACCTGCAGCTGGCG GTGGACCAGCTGAAATGCAAAGTCACCAGCCTGGAGGAGGAGTGCAGCCTGCTGAAGAAGCAGGCAGCCGCGGTGCCCCAGCGGGAGACAGAGGAGCGGGGCCACCCTGACACCGTGTCCGAGCTGTGGGCTGAGAACCAGCGGCTGATGGCAtcgctgcaggagctgcagggcacGTTGCAG GCTCCAGGCGAGGTCCCAGTGCCGGGCTCTGAGCAGATCCTGCTGGACATCCTGGAGCATGACTGGAAGGAAGCCCAAGACGACCGGCAGGACCTCTGCCAGAAGCTCAACTCCCTGCAGAGCGAGCTGCAGTGGGCCGAGGAGCTGAGGGATAAG TACCTGCAGGAGGTGGAAGACCTGCAGCTGAAGTACCGGACGCTGCAGAAGGACTGCGATCTCTACAAGCATCGGATGAACaccgtgctgctgcagctggaggagatCGAGAAGGAGCGCGACCAG GCTATCCAGAGCCGGGACGGGGTGCAGCTGCAGTACTCCCAGAGCCTGATCGAGAAGGACCAGTACCGCAAGCGCGTGCGAGccctggaggaggagagggacgAGCTCCTGAGCAAGCTGAGCCAGGCAGAAGGGCTGAACAGCACGCTGGAGGCGCAGCTGCAGCGCTGCAGAGGCAACCGCAGCCTGGGCAAG ATGTGCAGCTCTTCCTACTCCCTCTGCTCCAACCTCAGCAGTACCTGGAGCCTCGCGGATAACCCTGCTGGCTTCACGAGTGGGCTCGTGGACGCGCTGGGGGACTCTGCCATTCAGAGCATG GAGGTGACCCCTGACAGCGAGAAGGACATCAACCGCCTCtccaccttccccttccctccttgcATCGGCTCCATCCTCCGGCGGCAGCGGGAAGAGAGGTGCATGCCCTACAAAAG CTTGTCCTGTGGCTCCTTTAGCAGCATTGAAGATGCAACAG GCAGTGGCTTCGCTAGCATCTCGCTTGGGGCCTTCTCCTCGTCTTCCAGCAGCACCTACGCCAGGGTGAAGTCGGAGATCTGCTTGTCCACGCTCCCCAGCCGCCAGGAGGTCACCAGGAG GTCACTGGTGGTGCAGCTCACGAGCATGGGTCCCACCGGCAACCTGTCGCCCCAGGAGAAGAGTCTGGGAGCCGacatctccatccttggagggAACAGGACAGGGATTTTCGTCCAGTGGGTCAAGCCAGGCTCACAGGTTGAGAATGCAGGGCTCAAGGAAGGCTGCCGGCTCATTGAG CTGAGGGTCCCGTCGCTGAAGGAGGAGGTGCTGTCGCTGGAGAACTGCACGCGGGAGGTCGCCTACCTGAGCCTGCTGCATTGGGATGAGCCCTCGAGCCTGGTCTTTCAGCTGGACCTGCAGG GATACCAGCCTCTGCGGGAAGCcctggaggaagggaagaagttTTCTGGAGACTCGTTCTATGTCCGCACCAACCTGCCCCTCCTGGAGTCGTCAGACCCCTACGCGCTCTGCGTCAAGTGTCGGGAGATCCTCCACGTCACGGACACCATGCACAAAGGGCGGCTGGAGTGGTACTGCTCCCGTGTTGACCCCCTGACCCTGCGGGACCTGGACAAGGGGACGGTGCCCAACTACAGCAG GGCCCACCAGCTGTTGAAGATCCAGGAGAAGAGCCACCTGCCTGGGCAGCAGAAGAGCCACAGAAATAAT CTAAAGAAACGGGCCTTGGACCAACTGCGCCTGGTGAGATCCAAACCACAGAAGAGCCCAGGCCAGCCCCCTCAGCAGCTGTGGCTGGACCCTTGCTCAG ACCCGGACAGGAACCTGAAGCCTTACAGCCTGGTGCACCCTGTGGTGGTGAAGACACCGCGCCCCGTGGTGCTGTCACCCAACTGCATTGCTCCGCGGCTCATCAGGAACCTGCTGGACCTGCCCACCTCTCGCCTGGACTTCCACGTGTGCCCAGCAG AGAAGCTGGCAGAAGAGCATCCCAGCGCTGCCCGTGCTCAGGAGCCCTCTTTGTCTAAAAGTGGCCCCCAGGAGTGGAAGGAGAACGGCCAAATCCGCATGATCCGGGAGGCGATGGAGAAG AATAAACATTGCCTGCTCGAGCTGGGAGTTCAGAGTGTGAGGGATCTAATTAAACGTGAGATATACCCCATTGTTATCCACATTGAGGTCACCGAGAAGAACATCAGGGGACTCAG GAGCTTGCTGGGGAAGCCGGGCCAGCGGGACACGGAGGTGCTGAAGGTGTGCCGCGGTGCTGAGCGGGCTCTCCACgcccttccctgctcctgggCCCGTGTGGAGCCCCACGCCTGGAGCCACGCCGAGGAACTGCCCAAGGTGGTGCGGGGCTGCATCTTCCAGGAGCAAACGCGCCCGCTGTGGGTTGAGGATGGCGATGACTGA
- the CARD10 gene encoding caspase recruitment domain-containing protein 10 isoform X1 yields the protein MRSLGVCQSPGGALENASLQACSLSEQEEEEDAIWEKIESARHQLTRSLNPAKLTPYLRQCRVIDEQDEEEVLNSCRFPCKSNQTGYLMDILRRRGKRGYEAFLESLEFYYPEHYTRLTGREPAQRCSMILDEEGPEGLTQFLLMEVKKMRAQRKEHLLKEHQLQAKNQAMEQEQARLEQRLQELLKVQERCQRLREEWDSNSVELLRLKDENYMMAMRYAQLCEEKNMAVLRSRDLQLAVDQLKCKVTSLEEECSLLKKQAAAVPQRETEERGHPDTVSELWAENQRLMASLQELQGTLQAPGEVPVPGSEQILLDILEHDWKEAQDDRQDLCQKLNSLQSELQWAEELRDKYLQEVEDLQLKYRTLQKDCDLYKHRMNTVLLQLEEIEKERDQAIQSRDGVQLQYSQSLIEKDQYRKRVRALEEERDELLSKLSQAEGLNSTLEAQLQRCRGNRSLGKMCSSSYSLCSNLSSTWSLADNPAGFTSGLVDALGDSAIQSMEVTPDSEKDINRLSTFPFPPCIGSILRRQREERCMPYKSLSCGSFSSIEDATGSGFASISLGAFSSSSSSTYARVKSEICLSTLPSRQEVTRRSLVVQLTSMGPTGNLSPQEKSLGADISILGGNRTGIFVQWVKPGSQVENAGLKEGCRLIELRVPSLKEEVLSLENCTREVAYLSLLHWDEPSSLVFQLDLQGYQPLREALEEGKKFSGDSFYVRTNLPLLESSDPYALCVKCREILHVTDTMHKGRLEWYCSRVDPLTLRDLDKGTVPNYSRAHQLLKIQEKSHLPGQQKSHRNNLKKRALDQLRLVRSKPQKSPGQPPQQLWLDPCSDPDRNLKPYSLVHPVVVKTPRPVVLSPNCIAPRLIRNLLDLPTSRLDFHVCPAEKLAEEHPSAARAQEPSLSKSGPQEWKENGQIRMIREAMEKNKHCLLELGVQSVRDLIKREIYPIVIHIEVTEKNIRGLRSLLGKPGQRDTEVLKVCRGAERALHALPCSWARVEPHAWSHAEELPKVVRGCIFQEQTRPLWVEDGDD from the exons CCCTGGAGAATGCCTCTCTCCAAGCCTGCAGCCTCtcggagcaggaggaggaagaagatgcCATCTGGGAGAAGATCGAGAGCGCACGGCACCAGCTGACCCGCTCCCTGAACCCTGCCAAGCTCACCCCGTACCTGCGCCAGTGCCGCGTGATAGACGAGCAGGATGAAGAGGAGGTGTTGAATTCGTGCCGATTCCCTTGCAAAAGCAACCAGACAG GCTACCTGATGGACATCCTTCGGCGCCGCGGGAAGCGAGGCTACGAAGCCTTCCTGGAATCCTTGGAGTTTTACTACCCGGAGCACTACACCCGGCTCACAGGGAGGGAGCCAGCCCAGCGCTGCTCCATGATCCTGG ATGAAGAAGGCCCCGAGGGACTCACTCAGTTCCTGCTGATGGAAGTGAAGAAGATGAGGGCTCAGAGGAAAGAGCATCTGCTGAAGGAGCACCAGCTCCAGGCGAAAAACCAAGCCATGGAGCAAGAGCAAGCCCGACTGGagcagcggctgcaggagctcctgAAGGTGCAGGAGCGATGCCAGCGGCTGCGGGAGGAGTGGGACTCCAACAGCGTGGAGCTGCTGAGGCTGAAGGACGAGAACTACATGATGGCCATGCGCTACGCTCAGCTCTGCGAGGAGAAGAACATGGCCGTGCTGCGCAGCCGGGACCTGCAGCTGGCG GTGGACCAGCTGAAATGCAAAGTCACCAGCCTGGAGGAGGAGTGCAGCCTGCTGAAGAAGCAGGCAGCCGCGGTGCCCCAGCGGGAGACAGAGGAGCGGGGCCACCCTGACACCGTGTCCGAGCTGTGGGCTGAGAACCAGCGGCTGATGGCAtcgctgcaggagctgcagggcacGTTGCAG GCTCCAGGCGAGGTCCCAGTGCCGGGCTCTGAGCAGATCCTGCTGGACATCCTGGAGCATGACTGGAAGGAAGCCCAAGACGACCGGCAGGACCTCTGCCAGAAGCTCAACTCCCTGCAGAGCGAGCTGCAGTGGGCCGAGGAGCTGAGGGATAAG TACCTGCAGGAGGTGGAAGACCTGCAGCTGAAGTACCGGACGCTGCAGAAGGACTGCGATCTCTACAAGCATCGGATGAACaccgtgctgctgcagctggaggagatCGAGAAGGAGCGCGACCAG GCTATCCAGAGCCGGGACGGGGTGCAGCTGCAGTACTCCCAGAGCCTGATCGAGAAGGACCAGTACCGCAAGCGCGTGCGAGccctggaggaggagagggacgAGCTCCTGAGCAAGCTGAGCCAGGCAGAAGGGCTGAACAGCACGCTGGAGGCGCAGCTGCAGCGCTGCAGAGGCAACCGCAGCCTGGGCAAG ATGTGCAGCTCTTCCTACTCCCTCTGCTCCAACCTCAGCAGTACCTGGAGCCTCGCGGATAACCCTGCTGGCTTCACGAGTGGGCTCGTGGACGCGCTGGGGGACTCTGCCATTCAGAGCATG GAGGTGACCCCTGACAGCGAGAAGGACATCAACCGCCTCtccaccttccccttccctccttgcATCGGCTCCATCCTCCGGCGGCAGCGGGAAGAGAGGTGCATGCCCTACAAAAG CTTGTCCTGTGGCTCCTTTAGCAGCATTGAAGATGCAACAG GCAGTGGCTTCGCTAGCATCTCGCTTGGGGCCTTCTCCTCGTCTTCCAGCAGCACCTACGCCAGGGTGAAGTCGGAGATCTGCTTGTCCACGCTCCCCAGCCGCCAGGAGGTCACCAGGAG GTCACTGGTGGTGCAGCTCACGAGCATGGGTCCCACCGGCAACCTGTCGCCCCAGGAGAAGAGTCTGGGAGCCGacatctccatccttggagggAACAGGACAGGGATTTTCGTCCAGTGGGTCAAGCCAGGCTCACAGGTTGAGAATGCAGGGCTCAAGGAAGGCTGCCGGCTCATTGAG CTGAGGGTCCCGTCGCTGAAGGAGGAGGTGCTGTCGCTGGAGAACTGCACGCGGGAGGTCGCCTACCTGAGCCTGCTGCATTGGGATGAGCCCTCGAGCCTGGTCTTTCAGCTGGACCTGCAGG GATACCAGCCTCTGCGGGAAGCcctggaggaagggaagaagttTTCTGGAGACTCGTTCTATGTCCGCACCAACCTGCCCCTCCTGGAGTCGTCAGACCCCTACGCGCTCTGCGTCAAGTGTCGGGAGATCCTCCACGTCACGGACACCATGCACAAAGGGCGGCTGGAGTGGTACTGCTCCCGTGTTGACCCCCTGACCCTGCGGGACCTGGACAAGGGGACGGTGCCCAACTACAGCAG GGCCCACCAGCTGTTGAAGATCCAGGAGAAGAGCCACCTGCCTGGGCAGCAGAAGAGCCACAGAAATAAT CTAAAGAAACGGGCCTTGGACCAACTGCGCCTGGTGAGATCCAAACCACAGAAGAGCCCAGGCCAGCCCCCTCAGCAGCTGTGGCTGGACCCTTGCTCAG ACCCGGACAGGAACCTGAAGCCTTACAGCCTGGTGCACCCTGTGGTGGTGAAGACACCGCGCCCCGTGGTGCTGTCACCCAACTGCATTGCTCCGCGGCTCATCAGGAACCTGCTGGACCTGCCCACCTCTCGCCTGGACTTCCACGTGTGCCCAGCAG AGAAGCTGGCAGAAGAGCATCCCAGCGCTGCCCGTGCTCAGGAGCCCTCTTTGTCTAAAAGTGGCCCCCAGGAGTGGAAGGAGAACGGCCAAATCCGCATGATCCGGGAGGCGATGGAGAAG AATAAACATTGCCTGCTCGAGCTGGGAGTTCAGAGTGTGAGGGATCTAATTAAACGTGAGATATACCCCATTGTTATCCACATTGAGGTCACCGAGAAGAACATCAGGGGACTCAG GAGCTTGCTGGGGAAGCCGGGCCAGCGGGACACGGAGGTGCTGAAGGTGTGCCGCGGTGCTGAGCGGGCTCTCCACgcccttccctgctcctgggCCCGTGTGGAGCCCCACGCCTGGAGCCACGCCGAGGAACTGCCCAAGGTGGTGCGGGGCTGCATCTTCCAGGAGCAAACGCGCCCGCTGTGGGTTGAGGATGGCGATGACTGA